From a region of the Janthinobacterium sp. 61 genome:
- a CDS encoding FKBP-type peptidyl-prolyl cis-trans isomerase translates to MTAEVKIDDIVAGDGKAAARGALVTAHYRGWLEDGTEFDSSHQRGEPFRCVLSNNKVIQGWILGLHGMQAGGTRKLWVPAALAYGERQVGLIPPHSNLIFEIELLEVLTRD, encoded by the coding sequence ATGACGGCTGAAGTGAAGATTGACGATATCGTGGCGGGCGATGGCAAGGCGGCTGCGCGTGGCGCGCTGGTGACGGCCCATTACCGGGGCTGGCTGGAAGATGGGACGGAGTTTGACTCGTCGCATCAGCGGGGGGAGCCTTTCCGCTGTGTGTTGAGCAATAACAAGGTCATTCAGGGCTGGATTTTGGGTTTGCATGGCATGCAGGCCGGCGGCACGCGCAAGCTGTGGGTGCCGGCGGCGCTGGCGTACGGCGAGCGGCAGGTGGGCTTGATTCCGCCGCATTCTAATTTGATCTTCGAGATTGAGCTGCTGGAAGTGCTGACGCGCGATTGA
- a CDS encoding IS3 family transposase (programmed frameshift) — MSKQRRTFSPEFKRQAACLVLDQGYSHTEASRSVGIGESVLRRWVQQLQLERQGITPQSKAMTPDQQRIQELEARIERLEREKSIFKKGYRALDVGRDRTYEVIDQICGDESIELICAVFDMARSCLYAHRERVRHIDVERMALRSRVHELFVESRSSAGSRSIMGMMREEGTAIGRFKVSRLMEELGLVCKQPGSHAYKQATVERVDIPNHLNREFTVEAPNQVWCGDITYAWAQGRWYYLAVVLDLFARRAVGWAFSLRPDADLVVQALEMAYEQRGRPQGLLFHSDQGSQYASRKFRQRLWRYRIRQSMSRRGNCWDNSPMERLFRSFKTEWLPSTGYLTAQEAQRDISHYLMHRYNWIRPHQFNHRLAPAVAEEKLNEVSGMG; from the exons ATGAGCAAGCAAAGACGTACGTTTTCCCCTGAGTTCAAACGGCAGGCGGCATGCCTGGTACTGGATCAAGGATATAGCCATACAGAGGCAAGCCGGTCGGTCGGCATCGGCGAATCAGTGCTGCGCCGCTGGGTGCAGCAGCTTCAGTTGGAGCGGCAAGGCATCACGCCACAGAGTAAGGCAATGACGCCTGATCAGCAGCGAATACAGGAACTCGAAGCACGCATTGAGCGTCTCGAGCGGGAGAAGTCCATTT TTAAAAAAGGCTACCGCGCTCTTGATGTCGGAAGGGATAGAACGTACGAGGTAATCGATCAGATTTGTGGTGACGAATCAATCGAGTTGATCTGCGCGGTGTTCGACATGGCGCGGTCATGCCTGTATGCACATCGGGAGCGCGTCCGCCACATTGATGTTGAGCGCATGGCATTGCGTAGCCGCGTGCACGAGCTGTTTGTCGAGAGTCGCAGTTCGGCGGGAAGTCGCAGCATCATGGGCATGATGCGCGAGGAAGGCACGGCAATTGGCCGTTTTAAAGTCAGTCGTTTGATGGAGGAGTTGGGACTGGTCTGCAAACAGCCTGGCAGCCATGCCTATAAGCAGGCTACGGTGGAGCGGGTCGATATTCCAAACCACCTCAATCGTGAATTCACAGTCGAGGCGCCAAATCAGGTCTGGTGCGGGGACATCACCTATGCCTGGGCGCAAGGCCGATGGTATTACTTGGCAGTGGTGTTGGATTTGTTCGCTCGCCGAGCGGTGGGCTGGGCATTCTCGCTACGACCCGACGCCGACCTTGTTGTGCAAGCACTGGAAATGGCTTACGAGCAGCGAGGTCGACCACAGGGGCTGCTGTTTCATTCGGATCAAGGTAGCCAGTACGCCAGTCGAAAATTCCGTCAGCGCTTGTGGCGCTATCGGATACGACAGAGTATGAGCCGTCGGGGAAATTGTTGGGATAACTCCCCGATGGAACGGCTGTTCCGCAGCTTCAAAACTGAATGGCTGCCGTCAACTGGTTACCTGACGGCACAGGAAGCGCAACGGGACATCAGCCATTACCTGATGCACCGGTATAACTGGATACGGCCACATCAGTTTAATCACAGATTGGCACCGGCCGTCGCCGAAGAAAAACTTAACGAAGTGTCCGGGATGGGTTGA
- a CDS encoding pyridoxine 5'-phosphate synthase yields the protein MTQLSVNVNKIALLRNSRGRNFPDLLAFSARFLDLGAAGITLHPRQDQRHARYEDVASLQRLCAERGRELNVEGYPAAQFLQVVKDARPAQCTLVPDMPGQLTSDHGWDIEQHAALLRPAIAQLNDLGIRVSLFVDADYPALDWAREVGAARVELYTERFAESYGGAQADAVFDTYLQAARRAQALGLGVNAGHDLDLHNLARFLDIPGILEVSIGHALVVECIEQGMDKVLGSYLEICQS from the coding sequence ATGACCCAGCTCTCCGTCAACGTCAATAAAATCGCCCTGCTGCGCAATTCGCGCGGCCGCAACTTTCCGGACCTGCTCGCGTTTTCCGCGCGCTTTCTCGACCTGGGCGCCGCCGGCATCACCTTGCACCCGCGCCAGGATCAACGCCATGCGCGCTACGAAGATGTTGCCTCGTTGCAGCGCCTGTGCGCGGAGCGGGGACGCGAGCTGAATGTGGAGGGCTATCCGGCGGCGCAATTCTTGCAGGTCGTGAAAGACGCGCGCCCGGCGCAATGCACCTTGGTGCCCGATATGCCGGGGCAGTTGACGTCCGATCACGGCTGGGATATTGAACAGCATGCGGCGCTATTGCGTCCCGCCATTGCGCAATTGAACGACCTGGGCATCCGTGTCAGCCTGTTTGTCGATGCAGATTACCCGGCGCTGGACTGGGCGCGCGAGGTGGGCGCGGCGCGGGTGGAACTGTACACGGAACGGTTTGCCGAAAGTTATGGCGGCGCGCAGGCCGATGCCGTTTTTGATACGTATTTGCAAGCGGCACGCCGGGCGCAGGCGCTGGGATTGGGCGTGAATGCCGGGCACGACCTTGATTTGCACAACCTGGCGCGCTTCCTGGACATTCCCGGCATCCTGGAAGTGTCGATTGGCCATGCGCTGGTGGTCGAATGCATCGAGCAGGGCATGGACAAGGTGCTGGGCAGCTATCTTGAAATATGTCAATCGTAG
- a CDS encoding DUF4265 domain-containing protein, producing the protein MEDINCEGLPHIRVLAGENTHGPVYETLPARQIDEHVYELLASPGLTMNLARGDIINIADPLAPAEVLKRGGNFCIQIYDADTVDQAAVDRLERDVQEQLGGTLDGQYKGNLTFSVPGHHGIYNVNGPFDAFRTATGVEWYFANIYVNLDDDDDETLLNWWVDR; encoded by the coding sequence ATGGAAGACATCAATTGCGAAGGCTTGCCGCACATCCGCGTACTGGCAGGCGAAAACACCCACGGCCCCGTGTATGAAACCCTGCCGGCGCGCCAGATTGACGAGCACGTCTACGAACTGCTGGCCTCGCCTGGCCTGACCATGAACCTGGCCCGCGGCGACATCATCAACATCGCCGACCCGCTCGCCCCCGCCGAAGTATTAAAGCGGGGCGGCAACTTCTGCATCCAGATCTACGACGCCGATACCGTGGACCAAGCCGCAGTCGACCGGCTCGAGCGCGACGTACAGGAGCAATTGGGCGGCACGCTCGACGGCCAGTACAAGGGCAATCTCACCTTCAGCGTGCCGGGCCACCACGGCATCTACAACGTCAACGGCCCCTTCGACGCCTTCCGCACGGCGACGGGCGTGGAATGGTACTTCGCCAACATCTACGTCAACCTCGATGACGACGATGATGAAACCTTGCTCAACTGGTGGGTGGATAGGTAA
- a CDS encoding Crp/Fnr family transcriptional regulator gives MISITGAQQNELLRALSRADLERLFCQLELVALPAGKHLFDCGGKIEYTYFPTNAIVSLLYVMEDGATTEIAVIGREGVAGVVLYEAERATCTAIVQTAGYGYRLKTAFLREVFNEGGALAQLLMRYTSAMFAQMAQNVVGGRHCSIEQKLCRWLLDRLDRSLSNELKVTQDTMANMLGVRRESVTVTARKLQDEGLIQYRRGTVEVLDREGLEAAAGNCYKAARAGFEQFRSAISAHN, from the coding sequence ATGATCAGCATCACTGGCGCCCAACAGAACGAATTGCTGCGCGCCTTGTCGCGCGCCGATCTGGAGCGCCTGTTTTGCCAATTGGAACTGGTCGCTCTGCCTGCCGGCAAGCACTTGTTTGATTGCGGCGGCAAGATTGAATACACATACTTCCCCACCAACGCCATCGTTTCCCTGTTGTATGTGATGGAAGACGGCGCCACCACCGAGATCGCCGTCATCGGCCGCGAAGGCGTCGCTGGCGTGGTGCTGTACGAAGCCGAGCGCGCCACCTGCACCGCCATCGTGCAAACGGCCGGCTACGGCTACCGCCTGAAAACGGCCTTCCTGCGTGAAGTCTTCAATGAAGGCGGCGCGCTGGCACAATTGCTGATGCGCTACACCAGCGCCATGTTTGCGCAAATGGCACAGAACGTGGTGGGCGGCCGCCATTGCAGCATCGAACAGAAACTGTGCCGCTGGCTGCTGGACCGCCTCGACCGTTCGCTGTCGAATGAGCTGAAGGTCACGCAAGACACCATGGCCAATATGCTGGGCGTGCGGCGTGAAAGCGTCACCGTCACGGCGCGCAAGCTGCAGGACGAAGGCTTGATCCAGTACCGCCGTGGCACGGTCGAAGTGCTCGACCGCGAAGGCCTGGAGGCGGCAGCCGGCAATTGCTACAAGGCAGCACGTGCCGGTTTCGAACAGTTCCGCAGCGCCATCAGCGCGCATAACTAA
- a CDS encoding HNH endonuclease signature motif containing protein: MKSTPASQNPTVPHTLIVTWNSGQETLDMDEIEEALKAHTPGATVTIKTTEYLVAAHRDVVYESVLEKTPKGFSLTYKDKGNWVDEDGELREADGELGTASYQQEEENGKPKWICTWFHVDNPKKGYNFPCGSSTATRDYKKVKVKVRDAKFRNLIFGTDAKCLVTGETDKKLLEAAHIFEVKNDGNDRWENGIVLRVDLHRLFDKHILTVNEVGKFTMYPVPLSYEYLFKKDRATWIKEPTINSANLSRYSDNIKARNKKRAVSK; the protein is encoded by the coding sequence ATGAAATCTACACCTGCAAGTCAAAATCCCACAGTTCCGCACACTCTCATCGTGACTTGGAATTCAGGTCAAGAAACGCTGGACATGGACGAAATCGAGGAAGCCTTGAAGGCTCACACGCCTGGTGCGACAGTCACGATCAAGACCACCGAATACCTAGTTGCTGCACACCGTGACGTCGTCTATGAGTCAGTCTTGGAAAAGACACCGAAAGGGTTTAGCCTCACCTACAAGGACAAGGGGAACTGGGTTGACGAGGATGGAGAACTGCGTGAAGCAGACGGCGAGTTAGGGACGGCCAGCTATCAACAGGAAGAAGAGAACGGAAAACCAAAGTGGATATGCACTTGGTTTCATGTAGACAACCCGAAGAAAGGGTACAACTTCCCATGCGGCTCTTCCACTGCCACACGTGATTACAAAAAAGTGAAAGTCAAAGTTCGTGATGCTAAATTTCGAAATCTCATCTTTGGAACTGACGCAAAATGTCTTGTAACTGGCGAAACGGACAAAAAACTTCTTGAAGCTGCACACATATTTGAAGTCAAGAATGACGGCAACGATAGATGGGAAAACGGTATCGTTCTTCGGGTAGACCTTCACAGACTTTTTGATAAACATATTTTGACAGTCAATGAAGTGGGGAAATTTACGATGTACCCTGTGCCTTTGTCTTACGAATACCTTTTTAAAAAAGATAGAGCAACTTGGATTAAAGAGCCGACCATCAACTCGGCTAATTTAAGCCGTTATTCTGACAACATTAAAGCACGCAACAAGAAACGTGCCGTCAGTAAATAA
- a CDS encoding BPSL0067 family protein, whose translation MPYIARADYAKQKEIVGNGECVTLVTHLTGARASSLWREGDKVPDLLEKGGIAKGTLIATFVNGHYQNLGQGNHAALFIRQVPGGIEIFDQWRNHKPSARVIHFGRSAAGARSRPECYSVVE comes from the coding sequence ATGCCTTACATTGCGCGTGCCGACTATGCAAAGCAAAAAGAAATAGTGGGAAATGGCGAGTGCGTCACCTTGGTCACGCACCTCACTGGCGCCCGCGCCTCATCGCTTTGGCGCGAAGGCGACAAAGTGCCGGACCTGCTGGAAAAAGGTGGCATCGCGAAAGGCACGCTGATTGCCACCTTCGTCAATGGCCACTATCAGAATCTGGGGCAGGGCAACCATGCGGCGCTCTTCATTCGCCAGGTGCCTGGCGGCATTGAAATTTTCGACCAGTGGCGCAACCACAAACCCAGCGCCCGCGTGATCCACTTTGGCCGTTCGGCGGCCGGGGCAAGGAGTCGCCCCGAATGCTATTCGGTGGTGGAATGA
- a CDS encoding YjjG family noncanonical pyrimidine nucleotidase: MTYQLFLFDLDDTLLDFRASEKRSFLHTMHELGLRVGIDGLFTQYQAINVDLWKRFETGDVSKDFLKVERFRKTFALNGIAVDPELASRLYLESLPDTVVLIDGAEQVCETLSRIGEVGIITNGVESIQNRRIAASGLSDYISFVATSEACGHAKPDVRFFDYAANMARTFNKETTVIIGDRLDADILGANRYGIDSCWFNPDNMANTSAAIPTCEVARLHDIVAVLDMLQVKLKQA, encoded by the coding sequence ATGACCTACCAGCTATTCCTGTTTGACCTGGACGATACCCTGCTCGATTTCAGGGCGTCCGAAAAACGCTCCTTCCTGCACACCATGCACGAACTGGGTTTGCGCGTCGGCATCGACGGACTGTTCACCCAGTACCAGGCGATCAACGTCGACCTGTGGAAACGTTTCGAGACGGGTGACGTGAGCAAGGATTTCCTGAAAGTGGAGCGCTTCCGCAAGACGTTTGCACTCAATGGCATAGCCGTCGACCCGGAACTGGCCAGCCGTCTGTATCTGGAATCGCTGCCGGACACGGTCGTGCTCATCGATGGCGCCGAGCAAGTGTGCGAAACGCTGTCGCGCATCGGCGAAGTGGGCATCATCACCAACGGCGTCGAATCCATCCAGAACCGCCGCATCGCCGCCTCTGGCCTGAGCGACTACATTTCCTTCGTCGCCACCTCCGAAGCATGCGGCCACGCCAAGCCGGACGTGCGCTTCTTCGACTATGCTGCCAACATGGCGCGCACATTCAACAAGGAGACAACCGTCATCATCGGCGACCGCCTGGACGCCGACATCCTGGGCGCCAACCGCTATGGCATCGACAGTTGCTGGTTTAATCCGGACAACATGGCCAATACCTCGGCCGCCATCCCCACCTGTGAAGTGGCCAGACTGCATGACATCGTGGCCGTACTGGACATGCTGCAAGTCAAGCTGAAACAGGCTTGA
- a CDS encoding DUF4145 domain-containing protein, giving the protein MNSPITTDLDLANRISKSIGRAYKEAVEFSKVLPSHALVRFRDILEEVCEKLAAAEGVVLVKAPIIQSIKTLFDASAISFGLKDRLHKIRSLCNTGAHQVRAAGDQATKEDLQLHHGGLVENAAEVRSLILFVFEYLDNKSHVRQGKIEYQRVTIESQEWKDVLYAATVEANPDMQYKAGLWCEAEIDRRLISNKYPIVSDEFAAQQVLLERLAATFFRSAFEFVPNVDASFRYASFVNKGIIDGDKTKEALALIEAAANLGHGEACQLYGGILYDDDANYVKALKYFLLAEQNNDSRAYFCLWSYYTQGKACEPQVEKALEYVKKGVELHCRDSLYALGRAYFEGDFVPKDVEKAKELLQRSADLGNGQALGFKKIYVDIGINKLVNDIQEYALEVLRRIPAAQKVIVRPIDTYDPCPCSSGKKFKFCCMQKKSAEHKREHIRYF; this is encoded by the coding sequence ATGAATTCTCCAATTACTACCGATTTGGATTTAGCAAACCGAATTTCTAAGTCCATTGGCAGAGCCTACAAAGAGGCGGTTGAGTTCAGCAAAGTTCTTCCATCCCATGCGCTGGTCAGGTTTAGAGACATCCTGGAAGAGGTTTGTGAAAAGCTGGCTGCGGCTGAAGGGGTTGTCTTGGTCAAGGCTCCTATCATTCAGTCGATCAAGACTCTGTTTGACGCGTCTGCGATTTCGTTCGGGCTCAAGGACAGACTTCACAAAATACGGTCACTGTGCAATACCGGGGCGCACCAGGTGCGTGCGGCCGGCGACCAAGCAACGAAAGAGGACTTGCAACTGCATCATGGGGGCCTTGTAGAGAACGCGGCTGAAGTTCGTTCGCTCATTTTGTTTGTGTTTGAGTACTTGGACAACAAGTCTCACGTTCGTCAAGGAAAGATTGAGTATCAACGGGTGACGATTGAATCGCAGGAGTGGAAGGACGTGCTCTACGCTGCGACCGTTGAAGCAAATCCAGACATGCAGTACAAGGCGGGTCTCTGGTGTGAGGCTGAGATTGATCGACGACTCATTTCAAATAAGTATCCTATCGTCTCGGATGAATTCGCTGCGCAACAGGTCTTGTTGGAACGATTAGCGGCAACCTTTTTCAGATCGGCCTTTGAGTTTGTGCCTAATGTCGACGCAAGTTTTCGATATGCAAGCTTCGTCAACAAAGGAATAATTGATGGAGACAAAACGAAGGAAGCTCTCGCACTTATTGAAGCGGCGGCTAACTTAGGTCACGGTGAAGCATGTCAGTTGTATGGCGGCATTCTTTACGACGACGATGCCAATTACGTGAAAGCTTTAAAGTACTTTTTGCTGGCTGAACAGAACAACGATTCTAGAGCTTACTTCTGTTTGTGGTCTTACTACACACAAGGTAAAGCTTGTGAACCTCAAGTTGAGAAGGCTCTTGAGTATGTCAAGAAAGGGGTTGAACTTCACTGTCGTGACTCCCTGTATGCTCTTGGCCGTGCTTACTTTGAAGGTGATTTCGTGCCTAAAGATGTGGAAAAAGCAAAGGAACTACTTCAAAGATCGGCTGACCTTGGCAATGGTCAAGCTTTAGGATTCAAGAAAATCTATGTTGATATAGGCATAAATAAGCTAGTTAATGATATCCAGGAATATGCACTGGAGGTTCTTAGACGAATACCAGCGGCACAAAAAGTGATTGTTCGTCCCATCGATACATACGACCCTTGCCCATGCAGTTCAGGAAAAAAATTTAAGTTTTGCTGCATGCAAAAGAAATCAGCAGAACATAAACGTGAACATATCCGTTACTTTTAA
- a CDS encoding GFA family protein, which yields MEKAVQAGGCLRGAVRFEVTGEGSNPHSCSCRNCQQHTGAPTVVWMEFARDQVRWTGTSGVPATYRSSEYSSRAFCAVCGSSIGAIDDAPTVALLVGSFDDPVQPAFAPEYHSFEDRKPHWWRVASTACDEASLVCSGVNTPE from the coding sequence ATGGAGAAAGCGGTACAGGCAGGCGGCTGTTTACGTGGCGCCGTGCGCTTCGAAGTGACAGGCGAGGGCAGCAATCCGCACAGTTGTTCCTGTCGTAATTGCCAGCAGCACACGGGCGCGCCGACTGTGGTATGGATGGAGTTTGCGCGCGATCAGGTGCGCTGGACGGGCACGTCCGGTGTACCTGCCACTTATCGCTCTTCCGAGTATTCCAGTCGGGCCTTTTGCGCCGTTTGCGGCAGTTCCATCGGCGCCATCGACGATGCGCCCACGGTGGCCTTGCTGGTGGGAAGTTTTGATGACCCTGTCCAGCCCGCCTTTGCGCCTGAATATCACTCGTTTGAAGATCGCAAGCCGCACTGGTGGCGGGTCGCCAGTACCGCTTGTGATGAGGCGAGTCTGGTTTGCAGCGGAGTCAACACCCCGGAATGA
- a CDS encoding DUF2947 family protein, whose amino-acid sequence MSIVAALGAYAGQPLQPERDWAFFDAEFAISAETLAQVQALTPDAAAQLWTHHVSTHPDETHPMRLGTGHLLQPTVAGPDWLVEFDAVSSEHPAQSGRVARFLNSHFHAAVAAPVFFMASRARAYVLTPAALAACWPCLLAISDESPLLYQPATAKFAYFSPQGALAGGDDGLPSV is encoded by the coding sequence ATGTCAATCGTAGCAGCCTTGGGCGCTTACGCTGGCCAGCCGCTGCAGCCTGAGCGGGACTGGGCCTTCTTCGATGCCGAATTCGCCATCTCGGCGGAAACGCTGGCGCAAGTGCAGGCGCTGACGCCCGATGCGGCCGCGCAGCTGTGGACGCACCATGTGTCGACCCATCCCGATGAAACGCACCCCATGCGGCTGGGCACTGGGCATCTCCTGCAGCCAACGGTAGCGGGGCCGGACTGGCTGGTCGAGTTTGATGCCGTTTCCAGCGAGCACCCGGCACAGTCGGGGCGCGTGGCAAGGTTTCTAAATTCCCATTTTCACGCTGCCGTAGCGGCGCCCGTCTTTTTCATGGCCAGCCGGGCGCGCGCCTATGTGCTGACGCCGGCCGCGCTTGCCGCATGCTGGCCTTGCTTGCTGGCCATTTCCGATGAGAGTCCCTTGTTGTACCAGCCGGCCACGGCCAAGTTCGCTTATTTCTCGCCACAGGGGGCGTTGGCGGGGGGCGATGACGGGCTGCCGTCCGTGTAA
- a CDS encoding DUF2726 domain-containing protein → MPRFIVLLAIAALILLLAMLATRHAAKSRRPLSLQRKPVMTARERQMYHLLQTVLPECTVLAQVAFSALVTAKGWANRNRFDRKVADFVLCNQQLHVIAVIELDDRSHAGRERQDKERDAMLRLAGYVTLRYANLPTQQALRADVEQLLVQKAGVKASTLPA, encoded by the coding sequence ATGCCTCGCTTCATCGTCCTGCTCGCCATCGCGGCCTTGATCCTGCTCCTTGCCATGCTGGCCACGCGCCACGCAGCCAAGTCCCGCAGACCGCTGAGCCTGCAAAGAAAACCCGTCATGACGGCGCGCGAGCGGCAGATGTACCACCTGCTGCAGACGGTCTTGCCGGAATGCACGGTGCTGGCGCAAGTGGCATTTTCCGCACTGGTGACGGCGAAGGGATGGGCAAACAGAAACCGTTTCGACCGCAAGGTGGCCGATTTTGTGCTGTGCAACCAGCAACTGCACGTCATCGCCGTCATCGAGCTCGACGACCGCAGCCACGCCGGCCGCGAACGCCAGGACAAAGAGCGAGACGCCATGCTCAGGCTAGCCGGCTATGTGACCTTGCGATACGCAAACTTACCTACCCAGCAGGCGCTGCGCGCCGATGTCGAGCAACTGCTCGTGCAAAAAGCGGGAGTGAAGGCAAGTACCCTGCCCGCCTGA